A window of Komagataeibacter medellinensis NBRC 3288 contains these coding sequences:
- the rplJ gene encoding 50S ribosomal protein L10 — MDRTEKREFVASLAAVFAKTSMVIVTRNDGLTVADVTDLRRRVRAAGATHKVAKNRLASLALAGTQFEGIKPLLKGPTALSWADEPVAVAKVLVEFAKTNEKLVLLGGSLGAQTLDVNSIKALAELPSLDVLRAQLVGLISTPATRIAGVLQAPAGQLARVFGAYAKTGEAA; from the coding sequence TTGGACCGTACGGAGAAGCGGGAGTTTGTTGCCTCCCTCGCAGCCGTGTTCGCGAAGACGTCCATGGTCATTGTCACCCGTAATGACGGGCTGACCGTGGCTGATGTGACTGACCTTCGTCGGCGCGTGCGTGCGGCTGGAGCGACACACAAGGTCGCGAAGAACCGGCTGGCCTCTCTCGCCCTGGCAGGGACCCAGTTCGAAGGCATCAAGCCGCTGCTGAAGGGGCCGACCGCGTTATCGTGGGCGGATGAACCCGTGGCAGTGGCGAAGGTGCTGGTCGAGTTCGCCAAAACCAATGAAAAGCTTGTTCTGCTCGGTGGATCGCTTGGTGCTCAGACGCTTGACGTCAACAGCATCAAGGCTCTGGCCGAGCTGCCGTCCCTGGACGTTCTGCGTGCACAGCTGGTGGGGCTCATCTCCACGCCGGCAACGCGTATCGCAGGCGTTCTCCAGGCGCCGGCCGGACAGCTTGCGCGGGTTTTTGGTGCCTATGCCAAGACGGGCGAAGCCGCCTGA
- the rplL gene encoding 50S ribosomal protein L7/L12, with product MADLNKIVEDLSALTVLEAAELSKLLEEKWGVSAAAPVAVAAAAPGAAAAPAEEKTEFDVVLTKAGDKKINVIKEIRAITGLGLKEAKDLVEGAPKTIKEGASKDEAEKIKKTLEDNGASVEIK from the coding sequence ATGGCCGATCTGAACAAGATTGTTGAAGACCTTTCCGCCCTGACCGTTCTGGAAGCTGCCGAGCTGTCCAAGCTGCTGGAAGAGAAGTGGGGCGTTTCCGCTGCTGCTCCGGTTGCTGTTGCTGCTGCTGCTCCGGGCGCTGCTGCTGCTCCGGCTGAAGAGAAGACCGAGTTCGACGTTGTCCTGACCAAGGCAGGCGACAAGAAGATCAACGTGATCAAGGAAATCCGTGCGATCACCGGTCTGGGTCTGAAGGAAGCCAAGGATCTGGTCGAGGGTGCGCCCAAGACCATCAAGGAAGGCGCCAGCAAGGATGAAGCCGAGAAGATCAAGAAGACCCTTGAAGACAACGGTGCATCTGTCGAAATCAAATAA
- the rplK gene encoding 50S ribosomal protein L11: protein MAKKIVGYIKLQIPAGKANPSPPVGPALGQRGLNIMQFCKEFNAKTQGLEPGMPIPVVITAYADRTFSFITKTPPNTYFLMKAAKVSKGSSTVGKAASVGKVTITQLREIAETKQKDMNANDIEGAVRMLAGSARSMGLDVVEG, encoded by the coding sequence ATGGCCAAAAAAATCGTTGGCTACATCAAGCTGCAAATCCCCGCCGGCAAGGCGAATCCGTCCCCGCCGGTTGGTCCGGCACTGGGTCAGCGCGGCCTGAACATCATGCAGTTCTGCAAGGAGTTCAACGCAAAGACGCAGGGTCTCGAACCCGGTATGCCGATTCCCGTCGTCATCACCGCGTATGCTGACCGTACGTTCAGCTTCATTACCAAGACCCCGCCGAATACCTACTTCCTGATGAAGGCCGCCAAGGTCTCCAAGGGTAGCTCGACCGTGGGCAAGGCCGCGTCTGTTGGTAAGGTCACGATCACGCAGCTGCGCGAGATTGCCGAGACGAAGCAGAAAGACATGAACGCCAACGACATCGAAGGTGCCGTGCGCATGCTGGCGGGTTCCGCCCGCTCCATGGGCCTTGATGTGGTGGAGGGCTGA
- the rpoB gene encoding DNA-directed RNA polymerase subunit beta gives MNAITKSFTGRKRIRKSFGHIPEVAPMPNLIDVQRASYETFLQMNVAPDSRTPTGLQEVFRSVFPINDFAGRGRLEFVSYELEEPKYDVEECIQRGLTFAAPLKVILRLIVWDVDEDTGSRSIRDIKEQPVYMGDMPLMTDNGTFIINGTERVIVSQMHRSPGVFFDHDKGKTHSSGKFLFAARVIPYRGSWLDFEFDSKDLIYVRIDRKRKLPVTTLLYALEGAASEAARAAKAAEGGDVESMEIRGMDPDEILGYFYGKVEFTKTEKGWARRFDAEAFRGQKLLEPLIDAQTGEEVAPVDAKLTARMVRKIAETTKEVLVGPAGLIGRFIAQDMVNEHTGEIYAEAGEELTEQKLEELEGEGLTTLTTLAIDAANGPWIRNTLAVDKNAAREEALTDIYRVMRPGEPPTPETAEAMFSGLFFDPDRYDLSAVGRVKMNMRLGVDVPDTVRVLRKEDILRTVKIMCELKDGRGAIDDIDNLGNRRVRSVGELMENQYRVGLLRMERAIRERMGSVDIDTVMPHDLINAKPAAAAVREFFGSSQLSQFMDQTNPLSEVTHKRRLSALGPGGLTRERAGFEVRDVHPTHYGRICPIETPEGPNIGLINSLATYAKVNKYGFIETPYRMVQDGVLQDGWKYLSAMEEEKLVVAQADAGQDAQGHLTDELVSVRRGGDFRQVPPTDVTACDVSPKQLVSVAAALIPFLENDDANRALMGSNMQRQAVPLVRSDAPLVGTGMEAAVAHDSGAAIVARRDGVVDQIDGARIVVRATDAGGATQGVDIYRLRKYMRSNQSTCINQRPLVRVGDAVRAGEIIADGPSTELGELALGRNVLVAFMPWNGYNFEDSILISERIARDDVFTSIHIEEFEVMARDTKLGQEEITRDIPNVGEEALRNLDEAGIVYVGAEVNPGDILIGKVTPKGESPMTPEEKLLRAIFGEKASDVRDTSLKLPPGTTGTIVDVRVFSRRGVDKDERAMAIERAEIERLAKDRDDERAIQERSFYNRLREHLIGQTAGTGFKGIRSGTEITDEVLSEHPRGAWRNITVASDEVMAELETLRREFDAAVSKIQARFDNKVEKLQRGDELPPGVMKMVKVFVAVKRKLQPGDKMAGRHGNKGVVSRVVPVEDMPFLEDGTSVDIVLNPLGVPSRMNVGQILETHLGWACANIGRQVAQLADEYQRHGEKRQELLDELKSVYGDKVYDEQIGDMTDAQLLELCGNLRKGVPIATPVFDGASIPDIEAMLTRAGVDKSGQSQLIDGRTGEPFERKTTVGYIYMLKLHHLVDDKIHARSIGPYSLVTQQPLGGKAQFGGQRFGEMEVWALEAYGAAYTLQEMLTVKSDDVSGRTKVYEAIVREQDDFEAGIPESFNVLIKELKSLGLNVDLEQSGS, from the coding sequence ATGAACGCGATTACGAAATCGTTCACGGGACGCAAACGCATCCGCAAGAGCTTCGGGCATATACCCGAGGTCGCTCCGATGCCCAATCTGATCGACGTGCAGCGGGCAAGCTACGAGACGTTCCTTCAGATGAATGTGGCGCCCGACAGCCGGACGCCGACGGGCCTGCAGGAAGTTTTCCGTTCGGTCTTTCCGATCAATGACTTTGCCGGTCGCGGGCGTCTGGAATTCGTCAGCTATGAGCTGGAAGAGCCGAAATACGATGTCGAGGAATGCATCCAGCGCGGCCTGACCTTTGCTGCGCCGCTGAAGGTGATTCTGCGCCTGATCGTATGGGATGTGGATGAGGATACCGGGTCACGCTCGATCCGTGATATCAAGGAGCAGCCGGTCTATATGGGCGATATGCCGCTCATGACCGATAACGGCACCTTCATCATCAATGGGACCGAGCGTGTCATCGTCAGCCAGATGCACCGTAGCCCCGGCGTGTTCTTCGATCACGACAAGGGCAAAACTCATTCCTCGGGCAAGTTCCTGTTTGCGGCGCGTGTTATCCCTTATCGTGGCTCGTGGCTTGATTTCGAGTTCGATAGCAAGGATCTGATCTACGTTCGCATCGACCGCAAGCGCAAGCTACCAGTCACCACGCTGCTGTACGCGCTCGAAGGCGCTGCCTCCGAAGCCGCGCGTGCGGCGAAGGCCGCTGAGGGCGGGGATGTGGAATCCATGGAGATCCGGGGTATGGACCCCGATGAGATCCTTGGCTACTTCTATGGCAAGGTCGAGTTCACCAAGACCGAGAAGGGCTGGGCCCGTCGTTTCGATGCGGAAGCCTTCCGTGGCCAGAAGCTGCTTGAGCCGTTGATCGACGCCCAGACGGGTGAGGAAGTTGCCCCCGTCGATGCGAAGCTCACCGCCCGCATGGTGCGCAAGATTGCCGAGACCACCAAAGAAGTGCTCGTCGGCCCCGCGGGCCTGATCGGTCGCTTCATTGCTCAGGATATGGTCAACGAGCATACCGGCGAGATTTATGCCGAAGCCGGCGAGGAACTGACCGAGCAGAAGCTGGAGGAACTTGAGGGCGAAGGCCTGACCACGCTGACGACTCTTGCCATCGATGCGGCGAATGGTCCGTGGATCCGTAACACGCTGGCCGTTGACAAGAACGCCGCGCGTGAGGAAGCGCTGACCGATATCTATCGCGTCATGCGCCCCGGCGAGCCGCCGACGCCCGAGACGGCGGAAGCCATGTTCTCCGGCCTGTTTTTCGATCCTGACCGCTATGACCTGTCCGCCGTTGGCCGTGTGAAGATGAACATGCGCCTTGGCGTGGATGTGCCCGATACGGTGCGCGTGCTGCGTAAGGAAGACATCCTGCGCACAGTCAAGATCATGTGCGAACTGAAGGATGGTCGCGGCGCGATTGACGATATCGACAACCTCGGCAACCGTCGTGTGCGTTCGGTTGGCGAACTGATGGAGAACCAGTACCGCGTCGGCCTGCTGCGCATGGAGCGCGCAATCCGTGAGCGTATGGGCTCCGTTGATATCGATACAGTCATGCCGCATGACCTGATCAATGCCAAGCCGGCTGCCGCTGCGGTGCGTGAATTCTTCGGCTCATCCCAGCTCAGCCAGTTCATGGACCAGACCAACCCACTGTCCGAAGTCACGCACAAGCGTCGTCTTTCAGCGCTTGGCCCGGGTGGCCTGACGCGTGAGCGCGCGGGCTTTGAAGTCCGTGACGTACATCCGACCCATTATGGCCGTATCTGCCCGATCGAGACGCCGGAAGGCCCGAACATCGGTCTGATCAACTCGCTGGCTACCTATGCCAAGGTCAACAAATACGGCTTCATCGAGACCCCGTACCGCATGGTACAGGACGGCGTGCTGCAGGATGGCTGGAAATACCTTTCCGCCATGGAAGAGGAAAAGCTGGTCGTCGCCCAGGCTGATGCGGGGCAGGATGCTCAGGGTCACCTGACGGACGAACTGGTCTCGGTCCGCCGTGGTGGTGACTTCCGCCAGGTGCCTCCGACCGATGTGACGGCCTGTGACGTCTCGCCCAAGCAGCTTGTCTCGGTCGCTGCTGCGCTGATTCCGTTCCTTGAGAACGATGACGCCAACCGTGCACTGATGGGCTCTAACATGCAGCGTCAGGCCGTGCCGCTGGTGCGCTCTGACGCGCCGCTGGTCGGCACCGGCATGGAAGCGGCCGTGGCTCATGACTCTGGTGCGGCCATCGTGGCTCGCCGTGATGGTGTGGTGGATCAGATCGACGGTGCGCGTATTGTTGTGCGCGCAACGGATGCGGGGGGTGCGACGCAAGGCGTTGATATCTATCGCCTGCGTAAGTACATGCGTTCCAACCAGTCCACCTGCATCAACCAGCGCCCGCTTGTGCGCGTGGGGGATGCGGTGCGCGCGGGTGAGATCATTGCTGATGGTCCGTCCACCGAACTGGGTGAACTGGCTCTGGGTCGTAACGTGCTGGTCGCGTTCATGCCCTGGAACGGCTACAACTTCGAAGATTCGATCCTGATTTCCGAGCGGATCGCGCGTGATGACGTCTTTACCTCGATCCATATCGAGGAATTTGAAGTCATGGCCCGTGATACCAAACTGGGTCAGGAAGAAATCACCCGCGACATTCCGAATGTTGGTGAGGAAGCGCTGCGCAACCTCGATGAAGCCGGCATCGTGTATGTTGGCGCCGAGGTGAACCCCGGTGACATCCTGATCGGCAAGGTCACACCGAAGGGCGAAAGCCCGATGACGCCGGAAGAAAAGCTTCTGCGCGCCATCTTCGGCGAGAAAGCGTCTGACGTTCGTGACACCTCGCTTAAGCTGCCGCCCGGCACGACGGGTACCATCGTGGACGTGCGCGTCTTCTCCCGCCGTGGGGTGGACAAGGACGAGCGCGCGATGGCGATCGAGCGCGCCGAGATCGAACGCCTTGCCAAGGACCGTGATGACGAACGCGCCATTCAGGAGCGTTCCTTCTACAATCGTCTGCGCGAACACCTGATCGGCCAGACGGCGGGCACGGGCTTCAAGGGTATCCGTTCTGGTACCGAAATCACGGACGAGGTTCTGTCCGAGCATCCGCGTGGCGCATGGCGTAACATCACCGTGGCTTCCGATGAAGTCATGGCGGAACTGGAAACGCTGCGTCGTGAATTCGATGCCGCTGTCTCCAAGATCCAGGCCCGCTTCGACAACAAGGTCGAAAAGCTGCAGCGCGGTGATGAACTGCCGCCGGGTGTGATGAAGATGGTAAAGGTCTTTGTCGCGGTAAAGCGCAAGCTGCAGCCGGGTGACAAGATGGCCGGTCGCCATGGCAACAAAGGTGTTGTCTCCCGCGTGGTGCCCGTGGAAGATATGCCGTTCCTTGAAGATGGCACATCGGTTGACATCGTACTGAATCCGCTGGGCGTGCCGTCGCGCATGAACGTGGGGCAGATCCTGGAGACGCATCTGGGCTGGGCCTGCGCCAATATCGGCCGCCAGGTTGCCCAGTTGGCCGATGAATACCAGCGCCATGGCGAAAAGCGGCAGGAACTGCTGGATGAACTGAAGTCGGTCTATGGCGATAAGGTTTATGATGAGCAGATCGGTGACATGACCGATGCCCAACTGCTGGAGCTGTGCGGTAACCTGCGCAAGGGTGTGCCGATCGCGACGCCGGTGTTCGATGGTGCCTCCATCCCCGATATCGAGGCGATGCTGACCAGGGCGGGTGTGGACAAGTCCGGCCAGTCGCAGCTGATTGACGGACGCACGGGCGAGCCGTTCGAGCGCAAGACTACCGTTGGTTACATCTACATGCTCAAGCTGCATCATCTTGTTGATGACAAGATCCATGCTCGTTCCATCGGCCCGTATTCGCTCGTGACCCAGCAGCCGCTGGGTGGCAAGGCGCAGTTCGGTGGGCAGCGCTTTGGTGAGATGGAAGTGTGGGCGCTGGAAGCGTACGGCGCCGCCTACACACTGCAGGAAATGCTGACGGTCAAATCGGATGACGTGTCCGGTCGTACCAAGGTGTATGAGGCTATCGTGCGCGAGCAGGATGACTTCGAGGCCGGTATCCCGGAAAGCTTCAACGTGCTGATCAAGGAACTGAAGTCCCTTGGCCTGAATGTTGACCTGGAACAGAGCGGTTCCTGA
- the rplA gene encoding 50S ribosomal protein L1, whose protein sequence is MAKNKRLTAARAAVDTAKQYGLDEAISLVKNNAKAKFDETVEISMNLGIDPRHADQMVRGLLSLPNGTGKTLRVGVFARGPKAEEAKAAGADVVGAEDLAEKVQAGEIEFDRCIATPDMMALVGRLGKILGPRGLMPNPKLGTVTMDVKGAVSAAKSGQVEYRAEKAGIVHAGVGKASFEEGKLAENIRAFVDAVQKARPTGAKGTYVKKIALSSTMGPGVTVDVSAFTAA, encoded by the coding sequence ATGGCAAAGAACAAGCGTCTGACCGCAGCCCGCGCCGCAGTCGATACCGCAAAGCAGTATGGCCTTGATGAGGCGATCTCCCTGGTCAAGAACAACGCCAAGGCGAAGTTCGACGAGACCGTCGAGATTTCCATGAACCTGGGCATCGACCCGCGCCATGCAGACCAGATGGTCCGTGGCCTGCTGTCACTTCCCAATGGTACGGGTAAGACCCTGCGCGTTGGTGTATTCGCCCGCGGCCCCAAGGCCGAGGAAGCGAAGGCAGCCGGTGCCGACGTGGTCGGTGCGGAAGACCTGGCCGAGAAGGTGCAGGCGGGCGAGATCGAGTTCGATCGCTGCATCGCGACGCCGGACATGATGGCTCTGGTTGGCCGTCTGGGCAAGATCCTCGGCCCGCGTGGCCTGATGCCCAACCCCAAGCTGGGCACCGTGACCATGGACGTCAAGGGCGCGGTCTCCGCAGCCAAGTCCGGTCAGGTCGAGTATCGCGCCGAGAAGGCCGGTATCGTTCATGCCGGTGTCGGCAAGGCCTCGTTCGAGGAAGGCAAGCTGGCCGAGAACATCCGCGCATTCGTGGATGCGGTCCAGAAGGCTCGCCCGACGGGCGCCAAGGGCACGTATGTCAAGAAGATCGCCCTGTCCTCCACCATGGGGCCGGGTGTTACGGTTGACGTGTCTGCCTTCACGGCAGCCTGA
- the rpoC gene encoding DNA-directed RNA polymerase subunit beta': MNELMKILGQGGQAMTFDQIKIQLASAEQIRSWSYGEIKKPETINYRTFKPERDGLFCARIFGPIKDYECLCGKYKRMKFRGIICEKCGVEVTLAKVRRERMGHIELASPVAHIWFLKSLPSRIGLMVDMTLKDLEKILYFESYVVLEPGTSPLKQYSLLTEDQYLDVMDEHGDEGIEVGIGAEAIKKILERIDCRQEKEELRQELKDTTSEAKRKKLVKRLKLVEAFADSESRPEWMILELVPVIPPELRPLVPLDGGRFATSDLNDLYRRVINRNNRLKRLIELRAPDIIVRNEKRMLQESVDALFDNGRRGRAITGANKRPLKSLSDMLKGKQGRFRQNLLGKRVDYSGRSVIVVGPELKLHQCGLPKKMALELFKPFIYSKLEKYGHATTIKAAKRMVEKERPEVWDILEEVIREHPVMLNRAPTLHRLGIQAFEPVLIEGKAIQLHPLVCTAFNADFDGDQMAVHVPLSLEAQLEARVLMMSTNNILSPANGKPIIVPSQDIVLGLYYLSLETPEFRATPDQNSYDDKGHPTVTGAPSFSSVGEVEYALSTGAVKLHDKIRARVDMLDADGKPVRETVVTTPGRMLVAQILPRHAALPFALINRQLTKKIVSDVIDAVYRHCGQKECVIFCDRLMGLGFRHAAKSGISFGKDDMIVPTEKKELVDRTAAEVKEFEQQYQDGLITAGERYNKVVDAWSRCTDEVQAAMMKEISKQEIGKPTNSVWMMSHSGARGSPAQMKQLAGMRGLMAKPSGEIIEQPIIANFKEGLSVLDYFTSSHGARKGLADTALKTANSGYLTRRLVDVAQDSIIVEEDCGTERGLTVRAVMDGGEVIASLSERMLGRTLAADVLDPATGKVLFPRNTLIEEAQAEQIEKAGVESLLIRSVLTCDSRVGVCGHCYGRDLARGTPVNIGEAVGVIAAQSIGEPGTQLTMRTFHIGGAAQRGAEQSMVEASRDGQVTIRNKNVVHNSQNVPIVMSRNCEILLTDDRGTERARYRVPYGARLLVEDGAAVTRGQKMAEWDPYTLPIITEQPGKVEYLDLIDSITLVERMDEVTGLTSKVVVDYKQASKGIDLRPRLQLKDANGDVVKLANGNDARYFLSPDSLLSVENGAQVNAGDVLARIPREGSKTRDITGGLPRVAELFEARKPKDHAIISETEGRVEFGKDYKSKRRVIVKNDETGEETDYLIPKGKHVSVQEGDFVQVGDPLVDGPRVPHDILKVLGVEALSDYLVNEIQDVYRLQGVKINDKHIEVIVRQMLQKVEILEPGDTTYLIGETVDRIEYEEENTKRLNMGERPAAAMPVLQGITKASLQTQSFISAASFQETTRVLTEAATAGKKDTLNGLKENVIVGRLIPAGTGSVMNKLRAVAAGEDKQRLAQARSTVATTKAAE, translated from the coding sequence ATGAATGAACTCATGAAGATCCTTGGCCAGGGCGGCCAGGCCATGACCTTCGACCAGATCAAGATCCAGCTGGCTTCGGCCGAGCAGATCCGGTCGTGGTCGTATGGCGAGATCAAGAAGCCCGAGACCATCAACTACCGGACTTTCAAGCCGGAGCGTGATGGTCTGTTCTGCGCACGGATATTCGGTCCGATCAAGGATTACGAATGCCTGTGCGGCAAGTACAAGCGGATGAAATTCCGTGGCATCATCTGCGAAAAATGCGGTGTGGAAGTCACGCTGGCGAAGGTCCGCCGCGAGCGTATGGGCCATATCGAGCTTGCCAGCCCCGTTGCCCATATCTGGTTCCTCAAATCTCTGCCCAGCCGTATCGGCCTGATGGTCGACATGACGCTGAAGGATCTGGAAAAGATCCTGTATTTCGAGAGCTACGTGGTTCTGGAACCCGGCACGTCGCCGCTCAAGCAGTACAGCCTGCTGACGGAAGACCAGTACCTGGATGTCATGGACGAGCATGGTGACGAAGGGATCGAGGTCGGGATCGGTGCGGAAGCGATCAAGAAGATCCTTGAGCGCATCGACTGCCGTCAGGAAAAGGAAGAACTGCGTCAGGAGCTTAAGGACACCACGTCCGAAGCCAAGCGCAAGAAGCTGGTCAAGCGCCTGAAGCTGGTCGAAGCCTTTGCCGATAGTGAATCGCGCCCGGAATGGATGATCCTGGAACTGGTACCGGTCATCCCGCCCGAGTTGCGCCCGCTGGTGCCGCTTGACGGTGGCCGCTTCGCCACGTCCGACCTGAATGACCTGTACCGTCGTGTCATCAACCGTAACAACCGCCTTAAGCGGCTGATCGAGCTGCGTGCGCCGGACATCATCGTCCGTAACGAAAAGCGCATGCTCCAGGAATCGGTCGATGCGCTGTTCGATAACGGTCGTCGCGGTCGTGCCATCACGGGGGCTAACAAGCGTCCGCTGAAGTCGCTGTCCGACATGCTTAAGGGCAAGCAGGGCCGCTTCCGTCAGAACCTGCTGGGCAAGCGCGTTGACTATTCGGGTCGTTCAGTCATCGTGGTTGGCCCGGAGCTGAAGCTGCACCAGTGCGGCCTGCCCAAGAAGATGGCGCTGGAACTGTTCAAGCCTTTCATTTACTCCAAGCTGGAAAAATACGGTCACGCCACCACCATCAAAGCTGCCAAGCGTATGGTGGAAAAGGAACGTCCCGAGGTGTGGGATATCCTTGAAGAGGTGATCCGCGAGCATCCTGTCATGCTCAACCGTGCGCCGACGCTGCACCGTCTGGGCATCCAGGCGTTCGAGCCGGTCCTGATCGAAGGCAAGGCGATTCAGCTGCACCCGCTGGTCTGCACCGCGTTCAACGCGGACTTTGATGGTGACCAGATGGCTGTGCACGTTCCGCTGAGCCTCGAGGCACAGCTGGAAGCACGCGTGCTGATGATGTCCACCAACAACATCCTCAGCCCCGCCAACGGCAAGCCCATCATCGTGCCGTCACAGGACATCGTGCTGGGGCTGTACTACCTCAGCCTCGAGACGCCTGAATTCCGTGCGACCCCGGACCAGAACAGCTACGACGACAAAGGTCATCCCACGGTAACGGGCGCACCTTCCTTCTCCAGCGTTGGAGAAGTGGAATATGCGCTCAGCACCGGTGCGGTGAAGCTGCATGACAAGATCCGCGCACGGGTTGATATGCTTGATGCTGATGGCAAGCCCGTGCGTGAAACGGTTGTCACGACGCCCGGTCGCATGCTGGTTGCCCAGATTCTGCCCCGCCATGCGGCACTGCCGTTTGCGCTGATCAACCGCCAGTTGACCAAGAAGATCGTGTCGGACGTGATTGATGCGGTCTACCGTCACTGCGGTCAGAAAGAGTGCGTGATTTTCTGTGACCGCCTGATGGGCCTTGGTTTCCGCCATGCGGCGAAGTCGGGCATTTCCTTCGGCAAGGACGACATGATCGTCCCGACCGAGAAGAAGGAACTGGTTGATCGCACAGCAGCGGAAGTGAAGGAGTTCGAACAGCAGTATCAGGACGGTCTGATCACGGCTGGCGAGCGTTACAACAAGGTGGTCGATGCCTGGTCGCGCTGCACGGACGAAGTGCAGGCCGCGATGATGAAGGAGATTTCCAAGCAGGAAATCGGCAAGCCGACCAACTCGGTGTGGATGATGAGCCATTCCGGTGCTCGTGGGTCGCCAGCACAGATGAAGCAGCTGGCCGGCATGCGTGGCCTGATGGCCAAGCCGTCGGGTGAGATCATTGAACAGCCGATCATCGCCAACTTTAAGGAAGGCCTGTCGGTTCTCGATTACTTTACCTCCAGCCATGGTGCGCGTAAGGGCCTGGCCGATACTGCACTCAAGACGGCGAACTCCGGTTACCTGACCCGCCGTCTGGTCGACGTGGCGCAGGACAGCATCATCGTCGAGGAAGATTGCGGCACCGAGCGCGGCCTGACGGTGCGTGCGGTGATGGATGGCGGTGAGGTCATCGCGTCCCTGTCCGAGCGTATGCTGGGCCGCACGCTGGCCGCAGATGTGCTGGATCCGGCAACAGGCAAGGTGCTGTTCCCGCGCAATACGCTGATTGAAGAAGCCCAGGCCGAGCAGATCGAGAAGGCTGGCGTAGAAAGCCTGCTGATCCGCTCCGTGCTGACCTGTGACAGCCGTGTTGGCGTGTGTGGCCATTGCTATGGCCGTGACCTTGCACGCGGCACACCGGTCAATATCGGTGAGGCCGTGGGCGTTATCGCCGCGCAGTCCATTGGTGAGCCCGGCACGCAGCTGACCATGCGTACCTTCCATATCGGTGGTGCGGCGCAGCGTGGCGCCGAGCAGTCGATGGTTGAAGCATCGCGTGATGGTCAGGTGACGATCCGTAACAAGAACGTGGTCCATAACAGTCAGAACGTGCCCATCGTCATGTCGCGTAACTGCGAGATCCTGCTGACGGATGACCGTGGTACCGAACGGGCCCGTTACCGTGTGCCTTATGGTGCACGTCTGCTGGTCGAGGATGGCGCTGCAGTGACCCGTGGCCAGAAAATGGCCGAGTGGGACCCGTACACCCTGCCGATCATCACCGAGCAGCCCGGTAAGGTGGAATACCTCGACCTGATCGACTCCATCACCCTGGTGGAGCGGATGGATGAGGTGACCGGTCTGACATCGAAGGTGGTGGTTGACTACAAGCAGGCTTCCAAGGGGATCGATCTGCGGCCACGCCTGCAGCTTAAAGATGCCAATGGCGATGTGGTGAAGCTGGCGAACGGTAACGACGCCCGCTACTTCCTTTCACCTGACTCGCTGCTGTCGGTCGAGAACGGCGCACAGGTAAATGCGGGTGACGTGCTGGCGCGTATCCCGCGTGAAGGTTCCAAGACGCGTGACATTACCGGTGGTCTGCCGCGCGTGGCGGAACTGTTCGAGGCCCGTAAGCCCAAGGATCACGCCATTATCTCGGAAACCGAGGGGCGCGTAGAGTTCGGCAAGGATTACAAGTCCAAGCGCCGTGTCATCGTGAAGAACGACGAAACGGGCGAGGAGACGGATTACCTGATCCCCAAGGGCAAGCATGTGTCCGTGCAGGAAGGCGACTTCGTGCAGGTGGGCGATCCGCTGGTCGATGGCCCCCGTGTACCGCATGACATCCTGAAGGTTCTGGGTGTCGAGGCACTGTCGGACTATCTGGTCAACGAAATCCAGGACGTCTACCGACTGCAGGGCGTGAAGATCAATGACAAGCATATCGAAGTCATTGTGCGTCAGATGCTGCAGAAGGTGGAAATCCTTGAACCGGGCGATACGACCTACCTGATTGGTGAGACGGTGGACCGTATCGAGTATGAGGAAGAGAACACCAAGCGCCTGAACATGGGCGAGCGTCCGGCTGCTGCCATGCCTGTACTGCAGGGCATCACCAAGGCCTCGCTGCAGACGCAGTCCTTCATCTCCGCGGCATCCTTCCAGGAGACCACACGTGTCCTGACCGAGGCTGCCACGGCAGGGAAGAAGGATACGCTCAACGGCCTGAAGGAGAACGTGATTGTCGGCCGTCTGATCCCGGCAGGGACGGGTAGCGTGATGAACAAGCTCCGGGCTGTTGCAGCGGGTGAGGACAAGCAGCGCCTTGCCCAGGCGCGCTCTACGGTGGCCACGACCAAGGCTGCCGAATAA